One part of the Nymphaea colorata isolate Beijing-Zhang1983 chromosome 8, ASM883128v2, whole genome shotgun sequence genome encodes these proteins:
- the LOC116259239 gene encoding cation/calcium exchanger 4-like, whose amino-acid sequence MAPRNQKNSNVRSVISSLCALLFVYSLYNPDFFVRENLVARSPEWTLAMGNYPDLKRNPFTGRVLMEKSATDFVGSGVNSSSVVVDDSLGTKKNVTIEKPSVCPGLKEHHGYANPCEFLRSHSHCASGGFFDYLTFFYCKCDGARPLGYMFLGVWLLALLYMLGNTAADYFCCCLEKLSNLLNLPPTVAGVSLLPLGNGAPDVFASIAAFVGSGPDDVGLNSVLGGAVFVTCVVAGAVSLCVSGYEPQIDRRCFIRDVCFFLVTLVSLGLILIVGEVSVWGAVAFVSIYLVYAFVVAANELLRKHARKLHLDAVMPLLPVRGSVFSQRAEDDDSIFSPLLDVETLGDGSNDVAHLYTTLPQWMWASNVAIYSNQSLKMVVDEKRSLWDSSEEDELNCSLFSCLKIFFLVLDLPLSLPRRLTIPILEDSRWSKGYAVASATLAPLLLAVLYNTQDKRTLSVSLAVYVTGAIVGISLGTLAYYFTSSEQPPRRFLFPWVSGGFVMSIIWFYIIANELVALLVAVGEILGISPSILGLTVLAWGNSIGDLMSNVALSLNGGDGVQIAFSGCYAGPMFNTLIGLGVSMLLGAWSARPRAFIVPRDGSLIYTMAFLFSGLIWALIVLPKNDMRPSKLLGVGLVILYLIFLSVRVGNAMGLISLAGLQ is encoded by the coding sequence ATGGCGCCGAGGAATCAGAAGAATTCGAACGTTCGGTCGGTTATCAGTTCTTTATGTGCCCTGCTGTTCGTCTACTCGTTGTACAATCCAGATTTTTTTGTTCGTGAAAACCTTGTTGCTCGTTCTCCTGAATGGACTTTGGCGATGGGCAACTACCCGGATTTGAAGAGGAACCCGTTCACTGGTCGTGTTCTCATGGAAAAATCGGCAACGGATTTTGTGGGATCGGGGGTTAATTCCTCGAGCGTGGTGGTGGATGATAGTTTGGGCACGAAGAAGAATGTTACGATAGAGAAACCATCGGTTTGCCCGGGATTGAAGGAACACCATGGATATGCTAATCCTTGTGAGTTCTTACGCTCGCATTCGCATTGTGCATCGGGTGGGTTCTTCGATTACTTGACGTTCTTCTACTGTAAGTGCGACGGGGCTCGTCCTCTTGGTTACATGTTTCTGGGCGTCTGGCTTCTTGCCCTTTTATATATGCTTGGAAATACGGCAGCGGACTACTTCTGCTGTTGCTTAGAGAAGCTCTCAAACCTCTTGAATCTGCCTCCAACTGTTGCGGGcgtttctcttcttcctcttggcaATGGCGCACCGGATGTGTTTGCCAGTATTGCTGCATTTGTGGGCTCAGGTCCCGACGACGTGGGGCTTAATAGCGTGCTGGGAGGTGCCGTTTTCGTTACTTGTGTTGTTGCCGGTGCTGTATCACTCTGTGTTTCTGGATACGAGCCTCAGATTGACCGTAGGTGTTTTATCAGGGACGTCTGCTTCTTCCTTGTTACTCTTGTTTCTCTTGGCCTAATTTTGATCGTTGGTGAAGTTAGTGTCTGGGGAGCTGTGGCATTTGTTTCTATATATTTGGTGTATGCATTTGTGGTTGCTGCCAATGAGTTGCTGAGAAAGCATGCTAGAAAACTTCATTTAGACGCGGTGATGCCCTTGCTTCCCGTGAGAGGAAGTGTATTTTCTCAGAGGGCCGAAGACGATGACTCTATCTTTAGTCCATTGTTGGATGTGGAAACACTTGGGGACGGTTCCAATGATGTGGCTCATCTGTATACTACATTGCCCCAATGGATGTGGGCATCAAATGTTGCCATATACTCAAATCAGTCACTGAAAATGGTCGTAGATGAAAAGAGATCCTTATGGGATTCAAGCGAAGAGGATGAATTgaattgttctttgttttcgtgcttgaaaattttcttccttgttttagATCTTCCTTTGTCATTGCCAAGACGGTTGACAATACCCATTCTTGAGGATAGCAGATGGTCTAAAGGGTATGCTGTTGCAAGTGCTACCTTAGCTCCTCTCCTGCTAGCTGTTCTCTATAATACACAGGATAAGAGGACATTATCAGTTAGTCTGGCTGTCTATGTTACAGGTGCCATCGTCGGCATAAGTCTTGGGACCCTTGCATATTATTTCACAAGTTCAGAACAACCTCCCCGGAGGTTCTTATTTCCATGGGTCTCAGGAGGATTTGTTATGAGTATCATATGGTTCTACATTATTGCTAATGAACTTGTAGCTCTCTTAGTTGCGGTGGGTGAAATACTTGGAATCAGTCCCTCAATTCTTGGATTGACTGTATTGGCATGGGGAAACTCGATCGGTGATTTGATGTCAAACGTGGCTTTGTCTCTGAATGGTGGGGATGGTGTCCAAATCGCATTCTCAGGTTGTTACGCTGGACCAATGTTCAATACTCTTATTGGTTTAGGGGTTTCCATGTTGCTTGGAGCCTGGTCAGCTAGGCCCCGAGCATTTATAGTTCCAAGAGACGGCAGCCTGATTTACACcatggcttttcttttttctggacTCATCTGGGCTCTCATAGTTTTACCCAAGAATGATATGCGTCCAAGCAAGCTGTTAGGAGTTGGATTGGTCATcctatatttgatttttctttctgtgaGAGTGGGTAATGCAATGGGACTCATATCATTAGCTGGTTTACAATGA
- the LOC116258994 gene encoding copper transporter 5.1 — MMHMTFYWGKDATLLFDGWKTTTWLGYGLSLLALFLLAAFYQYIERLRISIQTASAVNSLDSGVEAPLLSTSGFVKSRCRKLAVAASFGVSSAIGYLLMLAVMSFNAGVFIAVVLGLTVGYLVFRDVDGDVVAAVARQNTCACA, encoded by the coding sequence ATGATGCACATGACGTTCTACTGGGGGAAGGACGCGACCCTGCTCTTCGACGGGTGGAAGACGACGACGTGGCTCGGCTACGGTCTCTCCCTCCTTGCGCTCTTCCTCTTAGCCGCTTTCTACCAATACATTGAGAGACTCCGGATTAGTATCCAGACGGCCTCCGCTGTAAATTCTCTCGATTCCGGCGTCGAGGCTCCTCTCCTCTCTACTTCCGGCTTTGTGAAGTCCAGATGCCGCAAGCTCGCCGTCGCCGCATCGTTTGGCGTCAGTTCGGCGATCGGCTACCTCCTCATGCTCGCCGTGATGTCCTTCAACGCCGGGGTCTTCATTGCGGTCGTCCTTGGGCTGACAGTCGGCTATCTCGTCTTCAGAGACGTCGATGGTGACGTCGTCGCTGCGGTCGCGAGACAGAACACCTGCGCCTGTGCCTGA
- the LOC116259457 gene encoding linoleate 13S-lipoxygenase 3-1, chloroplastic-like — MAAIVKMDGQVTKRPSFLVGAPPVSIVERRMVSFGLGTGSPLPAARTRKCLRPTMAVVSDRVQTAAVAEKAVKFKVRAIVTIRKKNKEDLKDIIGKHIDALYDRLGKNVLLQIVSTEIDQNTRSAKRSNEGALKHWLKKSNVNAEKVEYTAEFEVTSDFGTPGAITVMNQHQREFFLESIVLEGFIGGPVYFTCNSWVQSTTVHQEKRIFFTNKAYLPSETPEGLKYLREKELKEIRGDGSGTRKLTDRIFDFDVYNDLGNPDQGRNMQRPTLGGEEIPYPRRCRTGRPPTDSDISCESRIEKPNPMYVPRDEAFEEMKQEMIKEWRRRGVLHNLIPSLKASISKDNHDFKGFLEIEGLYRESLVRKFGLHDEIWKKLPLPKPVKKIEESSLGHLRYDTPSILSVDKYAWLRDDEFARQTLAGVNPVGIEKLNVFPPVSKLDPEVYGPPESAIREEHVIGQLDGMSVQQALQENKLFMLDYHDIYMPFLDRINSQDGRKAYATRTLFFLTPLGTLKPIAIELSLPPTLSGSSSKRVLTPASDATSHWLWQLAKAHVCSNDAGAHQLVNHWLRTHACVEPFILAAHRQLSAMHPIMKLLHPHMRYTLEINAMARQILINAGGVIESCFTPGPYGMEISAMAYDKAWRFDQEGLPADLLRRGMAVEDPSQPHGLRLLIEDYPYAADGLLIWSAIETWVNEYVSYYYPDAATVQSDAELQSWYAESVHVGHRDKRREKWWPTLNTPADLASILTILIWLASAQHAALNFGQYPYNGYVPNRPPLMRRLVPREVDPEYRNFVQSPENYFLTSIPSVLQATKFMAVVDTLSTHSPDEEYLGQRPHQSTWSADLDMIEAYYKFAAEIQKIERVIQHRNSDPNLRNRCGAGVLPYELMTPSSESGVTGRGIPNSVTI; from the exons ATGGCTGCCATCGTGAAAATGGATGGCCAAGTCACGAAGCGGCCCTCATTTTTGGTGGGTGCCCCTCCGGTTTCCATCGTAGAGAGGAGGATGGTCTCCTTCGGACTGGGGACCGGCTCTCCCCTTCCGGCGGCCCGCACGAGGAAATGCCTGCGGCCGACCATGGCGGTGGTGAGCGACAGAGTGCAGACGGCCGCGGTGGCGGAGAAGGCCGTCAAGTTCAAAGTGAGGGCCATCGTCACcatcaggaaaaagaacaaggaGGACCTCAAGGACATCATTGGGAAGCATATCGACGCCCTCTACGATCGGTTGGGGAAGAACGTTCTCCTCCAGATCGTCAGTACCGAAATCGACCAGA ATACCAGGTCGGCGAAGAGGAGCAACGAGGGCGCGCTGAAGCACTGGCTCAAGAAGTCGAACGTCAACGCCGAGAAAGTGGAGTACACGGCGGAATTCGAGGTGACGTCGGACTTCGGAACGCCGGGGGCCATCACGGTGATGAACCAGCACCAGAGGGAGTTCTTCTTGGAGAGCATAGTGCTCGAAGGGTTCATCGGCGGACCTGTCTATTTCACATGCAACTCCTGGGTTCAGTCCACCACTGTTCATCAGGAGAAGAGAATTTTTTTCACCAACAAG GCTTATCTGCCGTCGGAGACTCCAGAAGGTCTGAAGTACCTGAGGGAGAAGGAGTTGAAGGAGATCAGGGGAGACGGGTCAGGGACCCGGAAGCTCACCGATCGGATATTCGACTTCGACGTCTACAACGATCTGGGGAACCCGGATCAAGGTAGAAACATGCAGAGGCCAACGCTGGGAGGGGAGGAGATTCCATACCCGAGGAGGTGCCGTACCGGCAGGCCCCCCACGGATTCCG ATATATCATGTGAGAGCAGGATCGAGAAGCCCAATCCAATGTACGTGCCGCGGGATGAAGCTTTCGAGGAGATGAAGCAGGAGATGATTAAGGAGTGGAGGCGCAGGGGGGTGCTGCACAACCTGATACCTTCACTCAAGGCCTCCATCTCGAAGGACAACCATGACTTCAAGGGCTTCCTCGAGATAGAAGGGCTCTACCGCGAGAGCCTGGTCCGCAAGTTTGGGCTCCACGATGAGATATGGAAGAAGCTGCCTCTGCCCAAGCCTGTGAAGAAGATCGAAGAATCGAGCCTGGGCCACCTGAGATATGACACTCCCAGTATTCTTTCCG TTGATAAATATGCATGGCTACGAGACGACGAATTCGCCCGTCAGACCTTAGCCGGCGTCAACCCCGTGGGTATCGAAAAACTGAAT GTGTTTCCTCCCGTTAGCAAGCTTGATCCGGAAGTGTATGGCCCCCCTGAATCCGCCATTAGAGAGGAGCACGTCATCGGTCAGCTCGACGGCATGTCGGTGCAACAGGCTCTCCAAGAAAACAAACTCTTCATGCTGGACTACCACGACATTTACATGCCGTTTCTGGACCGGATCAACAGCCAGGATGGCCGGAAAGCCTACGCCACTCGCACTCTCTTCTTCCTCACGCCCTTGGGCACCTTGAAACCCATTGCCATCGAGCTGAGCCTTCCGCCGACGCTGTCCGGTTCCAGCTCGAAGCGAGTGCTGACCCCGGCGAGCGACGCCACCAGTCACTGGCTGTGGCAATTGGCTAAGGCCCATGTCTGCTCCAACGATGCCGGCGCTCACCAACTTGTTAACCACTG GCTTCGGACTCACGCCTGCGTTGAGCCGTTCATACTGGCAGCACACAGGCAGCTTAGCGCCATGCATCCCATAATGAAGCTGTTGCATCCCCACATGAGGTACACGCTCGAGATCAACGCAATGGCCCGGCAGATCCTCATCAACGCCGGAGGAGTCATCGAGTCCTGCTTCACGCCGGGTCCCTACGGTATGGAGATCAGCGCCATGGCCTACGACAAGGCTTGGCGCTTTGATCAAGAGGGTCTGCCCGCAGATCTTTTGAGAAG GGGCATGGCCGTCGAGGATCCAAGCCAACCACATGGGCTTAGGCTGTTGATCGAGGACTACCCATACGCAGCAGACGGGCTGCTCATCTGGTCCGCCATTGAGACATGGGTCAACGAGTACGTGTCCTACTACTACCCGGACGCGGCCACCGTCCAGTCGGACGCCGAGCTCCAGTCATGGTACGCCGAGTCCGTGCACGTTGGCCACCGTGACAAGCGGCGCGAGAAATGGTGGCCGACGCTGAACACCCCGGCGGACCTTGCCTCTATCCTCACCATCCTCATCTGGCTCGCCTCAGCCCAGCACGCCGCCCTCAACTTCGGCCAGTACCCATACAATGGATACGTCCCCAACCGGCCGCCGCTGATGAGGCGGCTCGTGCCGAGGGAAGTGGACCCGGAGTACCGGAACTTCGTCCAGTCGCCGGAGAACTACTTCCTGACGTCGATTCCCAGCGTGCTCCAGGCGACCAAGTTCATGGCGGTCGTCGACACGTTGTCGACGCACTCGCCGGACGAGGAGTACCTGGGCCAGCGGCCGCACCAGTCGACGTGGAGCGCGGACCTGGACATGATCGAGGCGTACTACAAGTTCGCGGCTGAGATCCAGAAGATCGAACGGGTCATCCAGCACCGGAATTCGGATCCGAACCTTCGGAACCGGTGCGGCGCCGGCGTGCTTCCTTATGAGCTCATGACGCCAAGCTCCGAGTCGGGGGTCACCGGAAGGGGCATCCCCAACAGCGTCACAATTTGA